The proteins below are encoded in one region of Streptomyces ficellus:
- a CDS encoding DUF475 domain-containing protein codes for MVLKTFGWSFAVTALGLAFAAWQWGWEAFGIVLILSILEISLSFDNAVVNAGILKKMNAFWQKIFLTIGILIAVFGMRLVFPVVIVAISAQVGPIEAVQLAMDNPSRYEDLVTDAHAAIAAFGGMFLLMIFLDFMFEDREHKWLSWLERPAAKLGKVDMLSVCIALIVLLITAMTFATQAHTSTGHADKSATVLLSGVAGLVTYLIVGGLSGYFEDKLEEEEEREHEEEEKAKKEGKPVSAVGLAGKAAFFLFLYLEVLDASFSFDGVIGAFAITNHIFWMALGLGIGAMYVRSLTVYLVRQGTLDDYVYLEHGAHYAIGALAVILLITIQHEISEIITGLVGVFLIAASFLSSVRRNKALAAAGEEDKTHVSV; via the coding sequence GTGGTTCTGAAAACCTTCGGCTGGTCGTTCGCCGTCACGGCGCTCGGCCTCGCTTTCGCCGCCTGGCAGTGGGGCTGGGAGGCGTTCGGGATCGTACTGATCCTGTCGATCCTCGAGATCTCGCTGTCGTTCGACAACGCGGTGGTCAACGCCGGGATCCTCAAGAAGATGAACGCCTTCTGGCAGAAGATCTTCCTGACGATCGGCATCCTGATCGCGGTCTTCGGTATGCGGCTGGTCTTCCCCGTCGTGATCGTCGCCATCAGCGCCCAGGTCGGCCCCATCGAGGCCGTCCAGCTCGCCATGGACAACCCCTCGCGGTACGAGGACCTCGTCACCGACGCGCACGCGGCCATCGCCGCCTTCGGTGGCATGTTCCTGCTCATGATCTTCCTGGACTTCATGTTCGAGGACCGCGAGCACAAGTGGCTCTCGTGGCTGGAGCGCCCCGCGGCCAAGCTCGGCAAGGTCGACATGCTCTCGGTCTGCATCGCGCTGATCGTCCTGCTGATCACCGCCATGACCTTCGCCACCCAGGCGCACACCAGCACCGGACACGCCGACAAGTCGGCCACCGTACTGCTCTCCGGCGTCGCGGGCCTCGTCACGTACCTGATCGTGGGCGGCCTGTCCGGCTACTTCGAGGACAAGCTGGAGGAAGAGGAGGAGCGCGAGCACGAGGAGGAGGAGAAGGCCAAGAAGGAGGGCAAGCCCGTCTCCGCCGTCGGCCTCGCCGGCAAGGCCGCCTTCTTCCTCTTCCTGTACCTGGAAGTCCTGGACGCGTCCTTCTCCTTCGACGGCGTGATCGGCGCCTTCGCCATCACCAACCACATCTTCTGGATGGCGCTGGGCCTCGGCATCGGCGCGATGTACGTCCGGTCGCTCACCGTCTACCTGGTCCGCCAGGGCACGCTGGACGACTACGTCTACCTGGAGCACGGCGCGCACTACGCGATCGGCGCGCTCGCGGTCATCCTGCTCATCACCATTCAGCACGAGATCAGCGAGATCATCACCGGTCTCGTCGGTGTTTTCCTGATCGCCGCGTCCTTCCTGTCCTCCGTGCGCCGCAACAAGGCGCTGGCGGCAGCGGGCGAGGAGGACAAGACGCACGTCTCGGTCTGA
- a CDS encoding TerD family protein codes for MAFWDSLLRNNNAAQFDSGSASSNAIDLTKRRPSVSLTKQGAATGNLRVNLSWRMRTSDIEGRSRHSGRLLRHPLKLFKPDVVQAHTQGVVNVDLDIGCLYEMKDGTKGVVQPLGSFFGDLNSAPYVKLSGDDRFGAPSGETIFVNLDHRDAIKRLLFFVYIYDQTPAFDRTHATMTLYPSNGPRIEIELDERAPQARSCAVFMLENVKDELVVRREVRFVYGFQAELDRLYGWGLQWGRGFKAGKV; via the coding sequence ATGGCCTTCTGGGACAGCCTCTTGCGGAACAACAACGCGGCGCAGTTCGACTCGGGCAGCGCCTCGTCGAACGCCATCGACCTGACCAAGCGCCGCCCGTCCGTCTCGCTCACCAAGCAGGGCGCGGCCACCGGCAACCTGCGCGTCAACCTCTCCTGGCGGATGCGCACCTCCGACATCGAGGGCCGCTCCCGGCACAGCGGCCGGCTGCTGCGGCACCCGCTCAAGCTCTTCAAGCCCGACGTGGTCCAGGCGCACACACAGGGCGTGGTCAACGTCGACCTGGACATCGGCTGCCTGTACGAGATGAAGGACGGCACCAAGGGCGTCGTCCAGCCGCTCGGCAGCTTCTTCGGCGACCTCAACTCGGCCCCGTACGTCAAGCTCAGCGGCGACGACCGGTTCGGCGCGCCGTCCGGTGAGACGATCTTCGTCAACCTCGACCACCGGGACGCGATCAAGCGCCTGTTGTTCTTCGTCTACATCTACGACCAGACGCCGGCCTTCGACCGTACGCACGCCACGATGACGCTCTACCCGAGCAACGGCCCCCGCATCGAGATAGAACTCGACGAACGCGCACCGCAGGCCCGCTCCTGCGCGGTCTTCATGCTGGAGAACGTCAAGGACGAGCTGGTGGTACGCCGTGAGGTGCGGTTCGTGTACGGCTTCCAGGCCGAGCTGGACCGGCTCTACGGGTGGGGCCTGCAGTGGGGGCGCGGGTTCAAGGCCGGCAAGGTGTGA
- a CDS encoding TerD family protein, whose amino-acid sequence MGVTLAKGGNVSLSKAAPNLTQVLVGLGWDARSTTGAPFDLDASALLCQNGRVLGDEWFVFYNNLTSPDGSVEHTGDNLTGEGEGDDESLIVDLPRVPAHVDKIIFPVSIHEADNRGQTFGQVSNAFIRVVNQADGQELARYDLSEDASTETAMIFGELYRYGGEWKFRAVGQGYASGLRGIALDFGVNVS is encoded by the coding sequence ATGGGCGTCACGCTCGCCAAGGGAGGCAACGTCTCCCTCTCCAAGGCCGCACCCAACCTCACCCAGGTGCTGGTCGGCCTCGGCTGGGACGCGCGCTCCACCACCGGAGCGCCCTTCGACCTCGACGCCAGCGCACTGCTGTGCCAGAACGGCAGGGTGCTCGGTGACGAATGGTTCGTGTTCTACAACAACCTCACCAGCCCCGACGGCTCCGTCGAGCACACGGGTGACAACCTCACGGGCGAGGGCGAGGGCGACGACGAGTCGCTGATCGTCGACCTCCCACGCGTACCGGCTCATGTAGACAAGATCATCTTCCCGGTCTCCATCCACGAGGCGGACAACCGGGGCCAGACCTTCGGCCAGGTCAGCAACGCCTTCATCCGCGTCGTCAACCAGGCCGACGGCCAGGAACTCGCCCGCTACGACCTCAGCGAGGACGCCTCGACCGAAACCGCGATGATCTTCGGCGAGCTCTACCGGTACGGCGGCGAGTGGAAGTTCAGGGCGGTGGGACAGGGGTACGCATCGGGGCTGCGGGGCATCGCTCTAGACTTCGGGGTCAATGTTTCCTGA